In Acinetobacter wanghuae, the sequence AAATTTGCCTGACTTTAAGTCACGACCAAATTTTTGTTTCATGGCTTCCTCAGACAGATAGGTAATATGACCTACCATCCGCGCCAAAATTAAGCCACGTTTAGGATAACTATCATTTTCTAGATAACGACCATTGTGGAAATCAGGATCGGATAGAATCGACTGACGCGCCACTTCGTTAAAGGCAATGTTTTGTGCGGAAAGTTTGGGTGCACTGGCAATGATCACGCACTTGCGTAAACGATCAGGATAATCCACCGACCATTGCAAAGCTTGCATCCCACCAAGTGAACCACCGATGATAGCATCCCAAGTCTCAATGCCTAAACGGTCAGACAGCAATGCTTGCGTCTTGACCCAGTCACGTACAGTTACGAGTGGAAAATCAGGTCCATAAGGGCGATTTTCATTTTCAGGGTTTGGTGATGTTGGGCCAGTTGAGCCGCTACAACCACCAATATTATTAATCGAAACAACAAAGAATTTTGATGTATCAATGGCTTTGCCGGGACCAATACATGAATCCCACCAACCGGGTTTTTTATCATCGACATGATGATAGCCTGCAGCATGGTGATGACCAGAAAGGGCGTGACAAATCAAAATTGCATTGGACTTATCGGCATTTAAGGTGCCATAAGTTTCAACCATGATGTCATAACGGGGGAGGATGCGACCGCATTCAAGCTCTAACGGCTGTTCGAATTGGAACTTTTGTGGGGTTACTAAACCCACTGAGTCAGCTGGAAAAGACACGGGAATGATTCGCCTTAAATCTTTAGTATGAATAATAAAAGGATACCACTAGCGGGTATCCTTCTAAAGTCATTTTAATGCTATGAATTATTGCTAATTCTAATAGTGAATTTACACTGCAGCAGCAACCACTTGTTCGGTACTTAAAATACCTTGTTCGATCAAACGGTTGGTACAGGCAATAATCGCTTCGATAGAAGATGTCACAATGTTGTCGTGAACACCTGCACCAAACACAGATTTACCGCTGCCTTTGACTTGTAGCTCAACCAATGCCAAGGCTTTGGCATGTGCACCTGAACTGATGCTGCGTTCTTCATAGTTCAAGACATCAATTGGCAATTGTAATGCATCTAAAATGGCTGAAATTGGACCATTGCCTTCACCATGTAGACGTTGCGTTTCTCCATTGACTTCAATATCAAGCTCAACCACTTGCTTGCCATTTTCATCGGAAAGTTTATAGTTTTTGCTCGAGTAATGGGCATCTTTGATGTCCACATAGGTCTCTTTAAACAATTTCCAAATTTCAGTGGCAGAAATTTCAGTACCTTGTTCATCGGTACGTTTTTGCACAATTTGTGAGAATTCAATTTGCAAACGACGTGGTAAAACGACGTTATAATTCGATTCTAACAAGTAGGCGATACCACCTTTACCTGACTGAGAATTGACACGAATGACCGCATCATAGTCACGCCCTAAATCTTTCGGGTCGATTGGTAAATATGGCATATCCCACATGTCTTGATCTTTTTGGAACTCAAAACCTTTTTTAATTGCATCTTGGTGTGAGCCTGAGAATGCCGTAAACACCAAATCACCTGCATATGGATGACGTGGATGAACAGGTAAGCCTGTGCATTCTTCAACGGTCGCAATAATCTCATTAATGTTTGAGAAATCTAAGTTTGGTGCAACACCTTGGGTATACATGTTTAAGGCAATTGCAGCAACGTCGACATTACCTGTACGTTCACCGTTACCAAAGACACAGCCTTCGACGCGGTCCGCGCCTGCCATAATGGCAAGCTCAGAGGCTGCAATACCGCAACCACGGTCATTATGACAATGTACTGAAATCAAGACACCATCGCGACGTGCGATATTACGGTGCATCCATTCGATCTGATCGGCATAAACATGTGGACCTGAAACTTCAACCGTTGCTGGCAAGTTCAAAATCACTTTATTGGTTGGGCTTGCTTCCCAAATTTCAGTCACCGCATCGCAGACATCTTTTGCGACTTCTAACTCAGTTGCGGTAAAGCATTCTGGAGAATATTGGAAAATGAATTCTGTTTCAGGCTGCTTCGCTGCGTATTCTTTAACTTTAGTCGCTGCATTAATGGCGAGTTGTTTTGCACCTTCAATGTCTACATTCAATACTTTTTCGCGGAAGGTGGGCGAGTTCGAATTATAGATATGCACAATGGCACGTTTTGCGCCTTGTAAAGATTCAAAGGTACGTTGAATTAAATGGTCACGTGCTTGCACCAAAACTTCAATATACACGTCATCTGGAATATGTTTTTCTTCGATCAATTTACGCGTAAAGTCGAAGTCAATTTGTGATGCTGATGGGAAACCAATTTCAATATGTTTGAAACCAATTTTCACCAACATTTGGAACATTTTAAATTTTTGCTCCATGTTCATTGGCTCGAAGATCGCTTGGTTACCGTCACGTAGGTCGGTACTCATCCAGATAGGCGCTTTATTAATTTCATTATTCGGCCATTGACGGTCTGGTAAGTCCACACGTTGATACATGCGACGGTATTTTTTACTTGGATCAGCCAACATCATGAGAGAGCTCCTTGTGTAACCAGACTGACCGTGGTCTTGGATGAAGCGGTCACTGGGCTACAAATAGATTTTGTCTATAATCGTTTTCATATAGCGCATTATTGATATTAGATCATCTAAAATAT encodes:
- the metX gene encoding homoserine O-succinyltransferase MetX, producing the protein MSFPADSVGLVTPQKFQFEQPLELECGRILPRYDIMVETYGTLNADKSNAILICHALSGHHHAAGYHHVDDKKPGWWDSCIGPGKAIDTSKFFVVSINNIGGCSGSTGPTSPNPENENRPYGPDFPLVTVRDWVKTQALLSDRLGIETWDAIIGGSLGGMQALQWSVDYPDRLRKCVIIASAPKLSAQNIAFNEVARQSILSDPDFHNGRYLENDSYPKRGLILARMVGHITYLSEEAMKQKFGRDLKSGKFMYGFDVEFQVESYLRYQGEQFSRNFDANTYLIMTKALDYFDPSREFDQSLKKAMANTQCKFLVVSFTTDWRFTPARSQEIVDALISSHKPVSYLDIDAEQGHDSFLFPIPLYVKSLRAFLGGEQHLKATPKEVA
- the leuA gene encoding 2-isopropylmalate synthase is translated as MMLADPSKKYRRMYQRVDLPDRQWPNNEINKAPIWMSTDLRDGNQAIFEPMNMEQKFKMFQMLVKIGFKHIEIGFPSASQIDFDFTRKLIEEKHIPDDVYIEVLVQARDHLIQRTFESLQGAKRAIVHIYNSNSPTFREKVLNVDIEGAKQLAINAATKVKEYAAKQPETEFIFQYSPECFTATELEVAKDVCDAVTEIWEASPTNKVILNLPATVEVSGPHVYADQIEWMHRNIARRDGVLISVHCHNDRGCGIAASELAIMAGADRVEGCVFGNGERTGNVDVAAIALNMYTQGVAPNLDFSNINEIIATVEECTGLPVHPRHPYAGDLVFTAFSGSHQDAIKKGFEFQKDQDMWDMPYLPIDPKDLGRDYDAVIRVNSQSGKGGIAYLLESNYNVVLPRRLQIEFSQIVQKRTDEQGTEISATEIWKLFKETYVDIKDAHYSSKNYKLSDENGKQVVELDIEVNGETQRLHGEGNGPISAILDALQLPIDVLNYEERSISSGAHAKALALVELQVKGSGKSVFGAGVHDNIVTSSIEAIIACTNRLIEQGILSTEQVVAAAV